TGTATCATTTTCTGATGTagttagaaaattaattaggatttaaaagttttattttttgaattatcgGATTATTACTTTAATTTACTTTTAGAGATTTTTAGAGATTGTTTAGGAATTTTTGgaggaaatattttttttaaaaaaattagggatttgattTTGTGCTTCTAGGTTTGCGTGATCTCCTCTAGCCTGtgtgctttcttttttttcttacacGCTGGCAAAATTCTTTCTTCCTTAAGGTTAGTTTCGTGAATTTTTTCTCCatattttctgaaattttgtcTATTTTCTGCATCTTTTTTATGTAGTTTCCCATTTTTAGTGCATCCTAAAGGATTTACAGTAGCCTTATTTTTTTCTGTCTAATCTGATATCTGTCAAAGCCCACAACAGTTGAGCAATGTTCACTAATAAGAATAATCCTTAAAGttgaaaaagaacaaaagagcaACATGGTCACCTAggatctttatatatatatatatatatatatatatatatatatatagttgagctaaaatactatcgatcgcaaacgggctccgttgtcacccatttgttttcaatgatcaagtctccaaatcgacgatcggcaccgttgaacatgatctataccacttgaagtatttagaaatcaaatttcaaatcttttcgacatcatttgcccaatgatcaaagggtttcaaaatttataattttaatggtttgTTTGACGTGTTTCTCGTTTAACagcataaagatatccaaatcaattaaattttgttagaaaattttttaaactatttaaaacaagatctatacctTGATCTTTGATTATAAGACtcatatcatcattttttttaagaatattcattcagccgttcatttttatgtccactcgatggatagagaacaatatcgaaatatatgaaattgatttttaacACTTCAAgaagtatagatcatgttcaacggtgccaatcgtcgatttggaggctccatcatcgaaacaaagatgggtggcaacgaagcccgtttgctacgatagtattctagctcaactctctctctctctctctctctctctctctctctctctctctcttaatatatataattattatagatatatatatatatatatataaaactaggctggaatactatcaatagcaccaagctattggtgctattagttttttaactttaatatatataacttttagggagcgtttggttcgcactatgaaaaattactaggagtaaaaagatatcaaagaatcttatttctattcatcctattactaagaatgtagtatttcggtgtttggttcgtacggtcatattatttagtcatgttatttaagattacgaaaaatatacaattaattaatttatttatttatttatttttaaataatactataaaaaattttaacatctttttagaaaaaaaaagagagtataattaaagacatagaaagaaaaatagagtcgagattagagagaatgagaggattgagatttagaaaaagagggggagaaatagcttaatttagagagagaaaaagagttaaagtttagaaagaaaaagataagtttagaaagagatatgaggttagagtgtaaaaaaaaataataccaattagccggcggatgggaagaaaaaaaaagagattagatatattataattattccaattcattaatataagaatacccaccctccctcaaagaaataagattagtactttgggatgcatcTTATTTCCAAGTAAATTCAGTATTACCAAccagattacttagtgcgtttagccaaacatcgtcatatttttttattcctattggattactaggaatctaaaaaagatagcgcgaaccaaacgcacgcTAAATTTTATGGGTGTTTTCACTGCACATTGCTAACGATACCGGATGTCGACTAGCATCTGTTAATAAAGTGCAGGGATTACATAGTACTAGTAGTTTATAGGATAACTTAacgaaaagagaaggaaagaaaatagaagaagTATAGTGTAAAAGGCACCTTGTAGTTAACTGTAACTAAGGCTTGATATACCTGCTTAAGCTCACTGTAGTTTTCCTGATGTTATGCTAGATTAGACAGTAATTTGGGATTAAAGTGTTTGACGGAGAACCAAGAATGGGAATATCCAAGATGGTTGGTTTGGCAGCAGCAACGCTATTCTTAGCATCTATTTGCCTGAAACTGTCCCGCAACACATTGATCATGGTGCCTATCCTGTTCGACTCATTGATTGCTTCTTTGGTTGCTGTTGCATCTCATAATTCAGTTAACTTTCCGTTAATCTTGGGAAAGAACTCTGATGGGAGATTCCCTCTCTGGTCAAAACTTATCTTTGCGCCATTTTTGCTGCTTGTTCGGGCCTATGTATATGTGAGAAGATTGAAGAGCAAAGAACCAGTATATAATGAAATTTCTGAAGGTTTATATGTAGGAGGGTGGCCTTATTCTTTAGACCAGTTGCCACCTGGTGGACCGGC
The nucleotide sequence above comes from Ananas comosus cultivar F153 linkage group 17, ASM154086v1, whole genome shotgun sequence. Encoded proteins:
- the LOC109722835 gene encoding uncharacterized protein LOC109722835, translating into MGISKMVGLAAATLFLASICLKLSRNTLIMVPILFDSLIASLVAVASHNSVNFPLILGKNSDGRFPLWSKLIFAPFLLLVRAYVYVRRLKSKEPVYNEISEGLYVGGWPYSLDQLPPGGPAVIDCTCELPRSSFIPKDEYLCIATWDTRSPSPSQIESAVRWACRKRAERKPIYVHCAFGHGRSVCIMSALLVALGLADNWKEAEKIIREKRPKIRMNVLHRRNLEEWSKYRLSSKTG